From a single Hypanus sabinus isolate sHypSab1 chromosome 7, sHypSab1.hap1, whole genome shotgun sequence genomic region:
- the prrg4 gene encoding transmembrane gamma-carboxyglutamic acid protein 4 encodes MTAKLYLLVFTSQLPFLFHALSECTDTSARQTDHTPHTERKAFIRGDEALSFLGRRLLYNQWDFEIFTKGNLERECYEEICNFEEAREVFEDDKKTLNFWKAYSTSGPYAKSGTTSDVTTILTAFFGTVICLIALGLILWCCCKHRSKHRNRTRRTEENTIYLVSTPGTTKSFLPSYEQALMATGQHDAPPPPYQGSFSGS; translated from the exons ATGACAGCCAAGCTGTATCTGCTTGTGTTTACCAGCCAGCTGCCTTTCCTGTTTCATGCACTATCAGAGTGTACCGACACATCAGCAAGACAAACCGATCACACTCCACACACAGAAAGAAAAG CTTTTATAAGGGGAGATGAGGCCCTCAGTTTTCTGGGACGGCGTCTCCTATACAATCAGTGGGACTTTGAGATATTCACCAAAGGAAATCTTGAGAGAGAGTGTTACGAAGAAATATGTAACTTTGAAGAGGCGCGAGAGGTTTTTGAAGATGACAAGAAAACA cttaacttttggaaagcatactCAACAAGTGGCCCTTACGCTAAGTCAG GAACTACATCTGATGTTACGACAATCTTGACAGCTTTCTTTGGCACTGTGATATGTTTAATTGCATTGGGATTGATCCTGTGGTGTTGTTGCAAGCACAGATCCAAACATCGAAATAGGACACG GAGGACTGAAGAAAACACAATTTATCTTGTGTCCACTCCTGGGACCACAAAGTCATTTCTGCCATCTTATGAGCAAGCACTTATGGCAACCGGACAACATgatgctcctcctcctccctacCAAGG GTCATTTTCTGGTTCCTGA